The following proteins are encoded in a genomic region of Anabas testudineus chromosome 13, fAnaTes1.2, whole genome shotgun sequence:
- the msantd4 gene encoding myb/SANT-like DNA-binding domain-containing protein 4: SVCFIILFPLPLYFLIHWSFFSLYSWGYYPLHTAKLDYLQVKHLKRKRKSNYSVRETQTLIREIHKRRDVLFSRQQNTAINELKRQAWEEVARGVNSLGEGELRTATEVKRRYLDWRTLMKRKQLQAELSLASSSSSSLALKTEYDQSSPEHEASSLGAGSEQLLDLSGLPKDYHCDWPELAALSEVSGQAPMAPPGMKMEDDASEYRLDSDGDVGDGEIDEDDIPSLLSDIESRGDGHVGDVYTHNDLGMIGPSKAPTSTFSRDLPLASGLTGIPAHAVGGLSSYDTMGTGILVSVEKQRLELEKQRLAVETERLAVEKERLVVEKERLCQMEIERERLQLERERLHVERERLRFLLLNQTEHVDLPPQQGPLPSSTSCLSSHEGPRDREKEGKGRMTVVDLETERLKLEKERLLLEKERLQFFKFEAGRLQIERERLQVEKERMQLHKDHQSH; this comes from the exons TCTGTCTGTTTTATAATCCTGTTTCCATTGCCTCTCTATTTTCTGATACATTGgtcctttttctctttgtattcCTGGGGTTACTATCCCCTCCACACTGCCAAGCTGGATTACCTGCAAGTGAAGCATCTGAAGAGGAAGCGGAAGAGCAACTACAGcgtgagagaaacacagactcTCATCAGGGAGATCCACAAGAGGAGGGATGTGTTGTTCTCCAGACAGCAG AACACAGCCATTAATGAGCTGAAGAGACAGGCATGGGAGGAAGTGGCACGGGGTGTCAATTCACTGGGGGAGGGCGAGCTGCGAACTGCTACAGAg GTAAAGCGTCGTTACCTCGACTGGCGCACTctgatgaagagaaaacagCTTCAGGCTGAGCTCTCTCTcgcctcctcttcatcctcctctttgGCCCTGAAGACTGAGTACGACCAGTCCTCCCCTGAGCACGAGGCTTCTTCTTTGGGAGCTGGCAGTGAGCAACTGCTTGACCTCTCAGGCCTCCCGAAGGACTATCACTGCGACTGGCCGGAGCTGGCGGCTCTCAGTGAAGTGAGCGGTCAGGCACCAATGGCACCACCGGGCATGAAGATGGAAGACGATGCCAGTGAATACAGG CTGGATAGTGATGGGGATGTGGGAGATGGAGAAATAGATGAAGATGATATCCCCTCCCTCCTCAGCGACATCGAGTCACGTGGTGACGGGCATGTTGGTGATGTTTATACCCACAATGACTTGGGCATGATTGGCCCCTCTAAGGCTCCGACCTCCACCTTCAGCAGAGACCTTCCTCTAGCTAGTGGCCTGACGGGAATTCCAGCTCATGCTGTGGGTGGACTCAGCAGTTATGACACCATGGGGACAGGGATTCTGGTTTCTGTTGAGAAACAGAGGTTGGAGCTGGAAAAACAACGTCTGGCTGTGGAAACCGAACGCTTGGCAGTGGAGAAAGAGCGGCTAGTGGTGGAGAAGGAGCGACTTTGTCAGATGGAGATAGAGAGGGAAAGGCTGCAGCTGGAAAGAGAGAGGTTGCatgtggagagggagaggctgAGGTTTCTGCTTCTTAACCAAACAGAGCATGTCGACCTGCCGCCACAACAAGGCCCGCTGCCGTCTTCCACGTCTTGTTTATCGTCTCACGAAGGACCAAGAGatagagagaaggaaggtaaaGGGCGGATGACAGTGGTAGATCTGGAAACGGAAAGGTTAAAACTGGAGAAGGAAAGACTGCTGCTAGAAAAAGAGAGACTGCAGTTCTTCAAATTTGAGGCCGGACGACTGCAGATTGAGAGGGAACGCCTCCaagtggagaaagagagaatgcaGCTGCACAAAGACCATCAGAGCCACTGA
- the aasdhppt gene encoding L-aminoadipate-semialdehyde dehydrogenase-phosphopantetheinyl transferase isoform X2, which produces MTGWDRAEDMGSVRWAFRFGSWTPSRSDWLFATRSVQREEKDRIGQFMFAKDAKSAMAGRLLLRRFVCERMGIPWSEIRLERSPRGKPYLPSTLKVSSDSDQTWSFNISHQGDYAVLAAEQGMQVGVDVMKITMPGSSSVPEFFRIMTRQFTANEWRVIQSAGSERRQLAAFYRHWESLLDADHHVAVALGPADKPGSSPLPSARPPPASFTLLSFSDLIASASPLTEEDPADWENFKLKAEAPQRQRETHTST; this is translated from the exons ATGACAGGGTGGGACCGAGCTGAGGACATGGGGTCTGTACGGTGGGCTTTTCGCTTTGGGTCGTGGACACCGAGCAGGTCCGACTGGCTGTTCGCAACCCGCTCTGTTCAGAGggaagagaaagacaggatcGGACAGTTTATGTTCGCCAAGGATGCTAAATCAGCCATG GCTGGCAGACTGTTGCTGAGGAGGTTTGTCTGTGAGAGGATGGGCATCCCCTGGTCGGAGATCAGACTGGAGCGATCTCCCAGAGGGAAACCGTACCTACCATCAACACTGAAG GTCAGTTCAGATTCGGATCAGACCTGGAGTTTCAACATCTCCCACCAGGGAGACTACGCTGTGCTTGCTGCAGAGCAGGGGATGCAGGTGGGAGTGGATGTCATGAAGATCACCATGCCAG GTAGCAGCTCTGTGCCAGAGTTTTTCCGCATCATGACTCGTCAGTTTACAGCGAACGAGTGGAGGGTTATCCAATCAGCTGGCTCCGAGCGCCGGCAGCTCGCCGCGTTCTACCGCCACTGG GAGAGTCTGCTGGACGCTGACCATCATGTTGCTGTAGCACTCGGACCAGCCGACAAACCAGGCTCTTCA CCTCTCCCTTCAGCTCGTCCTCCACCCGCTTCATTTACGCTGCTCTCCTTCAGTGACCTCATCGCTTCGGCTTCACCGCTGACGGAAGAAGACCCAGCCGACTGGGAGAACTTCAAGTTGAAGGCTGAAGCTccgcagagacagagagagacacacacgtCCACATAA
- the aasdhppt gene encoding L-aminoadipate-semialdehyde dehydrogenase-phosphopantetheinyl transferase isoform X1 translates to MTGWDRAEDMGSVRWAFRFGSWTPSRSDWLFATRSVQREEKDRIGQFMFAKDAKSAMAGRLLLRRFVCERMGIPWSEIRLERSPRGKPYLPSTLKVSSDSDQTWSFNISHQGDYAVLAAEQGMQVGVDVMKITMPGSSSVPEFFRIMTRQFTANEWRVIQSAGSERRQLAAFYRHWALKESFIKAIGTGLGFNLQRVEFHLTTEPLTQGRVLRQTKMHLDEDEEEGWLFEESLLDADHHVAVALGPADKPGSSPLPSARPPPASFTLLSFSDLIASASPLTEEDPADWENFKLKAEAPQRQRETHTST, encoded by the exons ATGACAGGGTGGGACCGAGCTGAGGACATGGGGTCTGTACGGTGGGCTTTTCGCTTTGGGTCGTGGACACCGAGCAGGTCCGACTGGCTGTTCGCAACCCGCTCTGTTCAGAGggaagagaaagacaggatcGGACAGTTTATGTTCGCCAAGGATGCTAAATCAGCCATG GCTGGCAGACTGTTGCTGAGGAGGTTTGTCTGTGAGAGGATGGGCATCCCCTGGTCGGAGATCAGACTGGAGCGATCTCCCAGAGGGAAACCGTACCTACCATCAACACTGAAG GTCAGTTCAGATTCGGATCAGACCTGGAGTTTCAACATCTCCCACCAGGGAGACTACGCTGTGCTTGCTGCAGAGCAGGGGATGCAGGTGGGAGTGGATGTCATGAAGATCACCATGCCAG GTAGCAGCTCTGTGCCAGAGTTTTTCCGCATCATGACTCGTCAGTTTACAGCGAACGAGTGGAGGGTTATCCAATCAGCTGGCTCCGAGCGCCGGCAGCTCGCCGCGTTCTACCGCCACTGG GCCCTGAAGGAGAGCTTCATCAAAGCCATCGGCACAGGTCTGGGCTTCAACCTGCAGAGGGTGGAGTTTCACCTGACCACTGAGCCGCTCACACAGGGCCGGGTGCTGCGCCAGACCAAGATGCATCtagatgaggatgaagaagagggcTGGCTCTTTGAA GAGAGTCTGCTGGACGCTGACCATCATGTTGCTGTAGCACTCGGACCAGCCGACAAACCAGGCTCTTCA CCTCTCCCTTCAGCTCGTCCTCCACCCGCTTCATTTACGCTGCTCTCCTTCAGTGACCTCATCGCTTCGGCTTCACCGCTGACGGAAGAAGACCCAGCCGACTGGGAGAACTTCAAGTTGAAGGCTGAAGCTccgcagagacagagagagacacacacgtCCACATAA